One window of Quercus robur chromosome 12, dhQueRobu3.1, whole genome shotgun sequence genomic DNA carries:
- the LOC126709572 gene encoding uncharacterized protein LOC126709572 isoform X1 has product MDDHNNNKALFKEVFGDSSDSDDNEQQTQQPQLELEEEEDHQNPSWEQIKEIKGLWLCRDFLSPRQQSSLVSAILNEGWFTEPSHNQAMRFGDLPAWSSEISNSIRELVLLCDPASDPVDLGTYDEAKEACPFPSDLLRREPLFDQLIVNVYQPGEGISAHVDLMRFEDGIAIVSLESSCVMHFTQVDRTDCDVKMDPPMTKIPVYLTPGSLVLMSEEARYCWKHEINRKPGLQIWEGQELNQKRRISVTLRKLCKVE; this is encoded by the exons ATGGATgatcacaacaacaacaaggcACTTTTCAAAGAAGTGTTCGGCGATTCATCGGACAGCGACGACAACGaacaacaaacacaacaaccTCAATTGGAattggaggaagaagaagatcatCAAAACCCGAGTTGGGAACAAATCAAAGAGATCAAAGGTCTTTGGTTGTGCAGAGACTTCCTCTCTCCTCGACAACAATCTTCCCTCGTCTCCGCTATTCTAAACG AAGGATGGTTCACTGAACCCTCACACAACCAG GCTATGAGGTTTGGAGATCTTCCAGCTTGGTCAagtgaaatttcaaactctatCCGCGAGCTGGTGCTTTTATGTGATCCTGCTTCTGATCCTGTGGACTTGGGAACTTATGATGAAGCTAAAGAAGCCTGTCCATTTCCATCAGATTTATTGCGGAGAGAGCCACTCTTTGACCAACTCATTGTAAATGTATACCAACCAGGTGAG GGTATCAGTGCACATGTTGATCTTATGCGCTTTGAAGATGGAATTGCCATTGTCTCCTTAGAGTCATCATGTGTGATGCATTTCACCCAAGTTGACCGAACAGATTGTGACGTCAAAATGGATCCACCCATGACAAAGATCCCTGTTTATCTGACACCAGGATCTCTAGTTCTCATGTCTGAAGAAGCGCGTTACTGTTGGAAACATGAAATAAATCGCAAGCCAGGGCTTCAAATATGGGAAGGGCAGGAGCTAAATCAGAAGAGGAGAATCTCGGTAACACTGAGGAAGCTCTGCAAGGTTGAGTAG
- the LOC126709572 gene encoding uncharacterized protein LOC126709572 isoform X2 — MDDHNNNKALFKEVFGDSSDSDDNEQQTQQPQLELEEEEDHQNPSWEQIKEIKGLWLCRDFLSPRQQSSLVSAILNEGWFTEPSHNQAMRFGDLPAWSSEISNSIRELVLLCDPASDPVDLGTYDEAKEACPFPSDLLRREPLFDQLIVNVYQPGYQCTC; from the exons ATGGATgatcacaacaacaacaaggcACTTTTCAAAGAAGTGTTCGGCGATTCATCGGACAGCGACGACAACGaacaacaaacacaacaaccTCAATTGGAattggaggaagaagaagatcatCAAAACCCGAGTTGGGAACAAATCAAAGAGATCAAAGGTCTTTGGTTGTGCAGAGACTTCCTCTCTCCTCGACAACAATCTTCCCTCGTCTCCGCTATTCTAAACG AAGGATGGTTCACTGAACCCTCACACAACCAG GCTATGAGGTTTGGAGATCTTCCAGCTTGGTCAagtgaaatttcaaactctatCCGCGAGCTGGTGCTTTTATGTGATCCTGCTTCTGATCCTGTGGACTTGGGAACTTATGATGAAGCTAAAGAAGCCTGTCCATTTCCATCAGATTTATTGCGGAGAGAGCCACTCTTTGACCAACTCATTGTAAATGTATACCAACCAG GGTATCAGTGCACATGTTGA
- the LOC126709328 gene encoding translocase of chloroplast 159, chloroplastic translates to MDSKASAPETTSPLSNSTSGSYFSSPTSYSHGSGFDNSMNNYGLEAESDKNSSVGGVHGSNAGSEHEGFGSVEDGFESASGDPDGGTVEKAIGRGDNDVHFFDYSEFSMFDKVGVTPVAKASAEDDDENGVVGSEKVGVLGGEGVGDKGLEVGGVEGYVENLGVGGGVFEEKEVLVQKGWSENGNSDELEIGSGVGNAHKGSVEVFVGGGEDKVFENKKLDEGLSYVVEGGLKTDEEVEGSELKGQEAVEKLKSEGFDEKESVVVTDTEEAAVAVEDSKILEGGVVEPVDEKLVEVDSVKFTGGGDLVVDAVNVNLLESGADVAGDVEEIKLTEFEGMGVPVDGGVSLNNGFNQIRDDAEELVDSKSVVMDAESDQIVEPLKKNSGETAEVRKDESSDTQPFNIDTAAKNKQDDEGQSVALVYNGKQSSPENEPEDNSEAEQKGENVVSDKLDGGEGVETQEVYYNPALAQNESDDVAKPLDNGVNEAPQSMESSSILTREIKLEAEDEEMQHSDVEDQIEGEVTDGETDGMIFGSSEAAKQFLEELERGSGALSHFGAESSHDQSQRIDGQIVTDSDEEVDTDEEGDGKELFDSAALAALLKAAAGGDSDGGSITITSQDGSRLFSVERPAGLGSSIRSVKPTPRQNRPNLFTPSDLTTGADSENNLSDEEKKKLEKIQQIRVKFLRLVQRLGVSPEESVAAQVLYRMALLAGRQTGQLFSLETAKRTALRLEAEGKDDLDFSLNILVLGKSGVGKSATINSIFGEEKTLIDAFGPATTTVKEIVGMVDGVKIRVFDTPGLKSSALEQGINRRILSSVKKLTKNCPPDIVLYVDRLDAQTRDLNDLPLLRSISSSLGSSIWRSAIITLTHAASAPPDGPSGSPLRYDAFVAQRSHVVQQTIGQAVGDLRLMNPSLMMTPVSLVENHPSCRKNREGQKVLPNGLTWRPQLLLLCYSMRILSEVSNLSKPQDLFDHRRLFGLRTRSPPLPYLLSWLLQSRTHPKLPADNGGDNGDSDIDVDDLSDSDQEEEEDEYDQLPPFKPLRKSQIAKLSKEQKKAYFEEYEYRVKLLQKKQWREELKRMREIKKKGKVNAEDYGYIGEDDPENGSPAAVPVALPDMVLPPTFDGDNPAYRYRFLEPTSQFVTRPVLDTHGWDHDYGYDGVNLEHSLAIASRFPGAVAVQITKDKKEFNVHLDSAISAKHGENGSSMAGFDIQNIGKQLAYIVRGETKFKNFKKNRTTAGVSVTFLGENVSTGIKVEDQIALGKRLVLVGSTGTVRSQGDSAYGANLEVRLREADFPIGQDQSSLGLSLVKWRGDLALGANFQSQISIGRSYKVGVRAGLNNKLSGQISVRTSSSEQLQLALVAILPIVRSIYKTIWPGASENYSIY, encoded by the coding sequence ATGGACTCCAAGGCCTCTGCCCCAGAAACCACATCACCTCTCTCCAACTCAACATCAGGTTcttatttctcttctcctaCTTCTTATTCTCATGGTTCtggttttgataattcaatGAATAACTATGGTTTAGAGGCTGAGAGTGATAAGAATAGTAGTGTTGGTGGGGTTCATGGTAGTAATGCTGGGTCTGAACATGAGGGGTTTGGGAGTGTTGAAGATGGGTTTGAATCAGCTTCTGGGGACCCAGATGGAGGAACCGTAGAGAAAGCCATTGGAAGAGGTGATAATGATGTCCATTTTTTTGATTATTCGGAATTTTCGATGTTTGATAAGGTTGGTGTAACGCCGGTTGCAAAGGCATCggctgaggatgatgatgaaaaTGGTGTTGTAGGAAGTGAAAAAGTTGGGGTCTTGGGGGGTGAGGGAGTTGGTGATAAGGGTTTGGAGGTTGGTGGGGTTGAGGGTTATGTTGAGAATTTGGGAGTTGGGGGTGGGGTTTTCGAGGAGAAGGAGGTTTTGGTGCAAAAGGGTTGGAGTGAGAATGGGAATTCGGATGAATTGGAAATTGGAAGTGGTGTTGGTAATGCTCATAAGGGCAGTGTTGAGGTTTTTGTGGGCGGTGGAGAGGATAAGGTGTTTGAGAATAAGAAATTGGATGAGGGTTTGAGCTATGTGGTTGAAGGGGGCTTGAAAACGGATGAGGAGGTGGAAGGGAGTGAATTGAAGGGACAGGAGGCTGTGGAAAAGCTGAAAAGTGAGGGTTTTGATGAAAAGGAATCTGTGGTTGTAACAGATACAGAGGAGGCTGCTGTGGCAGTTGAAGATAGTAAAATTCTGGAGGGTGGAGTTGTAGAACCGGTGGATGAGAAGTTGGTAGAAGTAGATAGTGTGAAGTTTACCGGTGGAGGAGATTTAGTTGTGGATGCTGTGAATGTCAATTTGTTGGAGTCAGGAGCAGATGTTGCTGGGGATGTggaagaaattaaattgactGAATTTGAAGGGATGGGGGTCCCCGTTGATGGAGGTGTGAGCTTGAATAATGGTTTTAATCAAATTAGAGATGATGCAGAAGAACTAGTTGATTCGAAGTCTGTGGTTATGGATGCTGAGTCTGATCAAATTGTTGAGCCCTTAAAAAAGAATAGTGGTGAAACTGCAGAAGTGAGGAAAGATGAAAGCTCAGACACCCAACCATTTAATATTGACACGGCAGCAAAGAATAAGCAGGATGATGAGGGACAAAGTGTGGCTCTTGTTTATAATGGGAAGCAGTCATCACCAGAAAATGAGCCGGAAGATAATTCTGAAGCGGAACAGAAAGGTGAAAATGTGGTCAGTGACAAACTAGATGGAGGGGAAGGAGTTGAAACTCAGGAAGTGTACTATAACCCTGCGTTAGCTCAAAATGAATCAGATGATGTGGCAAAGCCATTGGATAATGGTGTTAATGAAGCACCTCAATCTATGGAATCAAGTTCCATTTTGACCCGAGAAATAAAGCTAGAAGCTGAAGATGAGGAAATGCAGCATTCAGATGTGGAAGACCAGATTGAAGGTGAAGTTACCGATGGGGAGACTGATGGTATGATCTTTGGAAGTTCTGAAGCTGCCAAACAGTTCTTGGAGGAGTTGGAACGAGGTTCAGGTGCTCTTTCTCACTTTGGTGCAGAGAGTTCTCACGATCAATCTCAGAGAATTGATGGTCAGATTGTCACAGACTCTGATGAAGAGGTGGACACCGATGAGGAGGGGGATGGGAAGGAGTTATTTGATTCTGCTGCATTAGCTGCTCTATTGAAAGCTGCAGCTGGTGGTGACTCAGATGGTGGTAGTATCACGATAACTTCTCAAGATGGATCCAGGCTTTTTTCAGTTGAGCGTCCTGCTGGTTTGGGATCCTCTATTAGGTCTGTGAAACCTACTCCTCGACAAAACCGTCCTAACCTTTTTACTCCTTCTGATCTCACAACGGGGGCAGACTCTGAGAACAACTTGAGTGATGAGGAGAAAAAGAAGCTGGAGAAGATACAGCAGATAAGGGTAAAATTCTTAAGGCTTGTTCAGAGACTAGGTGTTTCTCCAGAAGAGTCAGTAGCAGCACAGGTTCTGTACAGGATGGCACTTCTTGCAGGGAGGCAAACTGGTCAACTTTTTAGCCTTGAAACGGCAAAAAGGACAGCACTCCGGCTTGAAGCTGAGGGGAAAGATGATTTGGACTTTTCCTTGAACATACTGGTTCTTGGGAAATCTGGTGTGGGCAAGAGTGCTACCATAAATTCTATTTTTGGTGAAGAGAAGACCCTGATTGATGCATTTGGACCTGCCACGACTACTGTGAAAGAAATTGTTGGGATGGTGGATGGAGTTAAGATAAGGGTTTTTGATACCCCTGGTCTGAAGTCTTCTGCATTGGAACAAGGTATCAACCGCAGAATCTTATCTTCAGTGAAGAAGTTAACAAAAAACTGCCCTCCAGATATTGTCCTCTATGTTGATCGGTTGGATGCTCAAACTCGGGATCTTAATGATCTGCCGTTATTAAGGTCAATCAGTAGTTCTCTTGGCTCTTCAATCTGGAGAAGTGCCATAATCACTCTAACTCATGCTGCCTCTGCTCCTCCAGATGGACCATCAGGTTCCCCTCTGCGTTATGATGCATTTGTTGCCCAAAGATCTCATGTTGTTCAGCAAACCATTGGACAAGCTGTTGGTGATCTGCGTCTAATGAATCCCAGTTTAATGATGACTCCTGTCTCTCTTGTTGAGAACCATCCCTCCTGTCGAAAGAATAGAGAAGGTCAAAAGGTACTCCCTAATGGTTTAACTTGGAGACCCCAGTTGTTGCTCCTATGCTACTCCATGAGGATCCTTTCTGAAGTGAGTAATCTGTCAAAACCTCAAGATTTGTTTGACCACCGAAGGCTCTTTGGTTTACGTACCCGTTCGCCCCCACTTCCATACCTTTTGTCATGGTTGTTACAGTCTCGTACACACCCAAAGCTGCCTGCTGATAATGGTGGTGACAATGGTGATTCTGATATTGATGTGGATGACTTATCCGATTCTGATCAAGAGGAAGAGGAGGATGAGTATGACCAATTACCACCCTTCAAGCCTCTCAGGAAATCTCAAATTGCTAAGCTCAGCAAAGAGCAGAAAAAGGCATATTTTGAGGAGTATGAGTATCGGGTGAAGCTCCTCCAGAAGAAGCAGTGGAGAGAGGAGTTGAAAAGGATGAGAGAGATCAAGAAGAAAGGTAAAGTTAATGCAGAAGATTATGGTTACATAGGGGAAGATGACCCAGAAAATGGAAGCCCTGCTGCTGTTCCAGTTGCATTACCTGATATGGTTTTGCCACCCACCTTTGATGGTGATAATCCTGCTTATAGATACCGGTTCTTGGAGCCAACTTCTCAATTTGTGACCAGACCTGTTTTAGACACCCATGGTTGGGACCATGATTATGGATATGATGGTGTCAATCTTGAACACAGTCTAGCCATTGCTAGTCGGTTTCCAGGTGCTGTTGCTGTCCAAATAACAAAGGATAAGAAGGAGTTCAATGTCCATTTGGATTCTGCAATTTCTGCTAAGCATGGGGAGAATGGATCAAGCATGGCAGGCTTTGATATCCAAAATATTGGAAAGCAACTTGCATACATTGTTAGAGGGgagacaaaattcaaaaatttcaaaaagaacaGGACAACTGCTGGGGTATCTGTGACATTTTTAGGTGAAAATGTTTCCACTGGAATTAAAGTTGAGGATCAGATTGCACTTGGAAAGCGCCTGGTATTGGTAGGCAGCACTGGAACTGTTCGATCTCAGGGTGATTCAGCATATGGAGCAAATTTGGAAGTGCGTCTCAGGGAAGCAGATTTTCCAATTGGCCAGGATCAATCTTCATTGGGTCTATCTCTTGTAAAGTGGAGGGGTGACCTGGCACTAGGGGCCAATTTTCAGTCCCAGATTTCAATTGGAAGGAGTTACAAGGTAGGCGTTCGTGCAGGACTGAACAACAAGCTCAGTGGACAGATATCTGTTAGAACAAGCAGCTCAGAGCAACTTCAGCTTGCACTGGTGGCTATTCTTCCTATCGTCAGGTCTATCTATAAGACCATCTGGCCTGGGGCAAGTGAGAATTACTCCATCTACTAG
- the LOC126709836 gene encoding stress-related protein — MADSSEHKQPSETSVEENKKGLKYLDFVQVAAIYIVVCFSSLYEYAKENAGPLKPGVQTVEDTVRTVIGPVYDKFHDVPFELLKFVDRKVDESMGELEKHVPSLVKQASSKALIVVHKAPEVALAVASEVQRAGVVDTAKSVSRTVYTKYEPVAEHYAVLAWHSLNRLPLFPQVAHIVIPTASYWSDKYNQVVCHSAQSGCAVATYLPLVPKEKIAKVFKEADSGPAVTTNGEAVAMSQ, encoded by the exons atggcAGACTCTTCAGAACACAAACAGCCATCAGAGACTTCG GTTGAAGAAAATAAGAAAGGGCTGAAGTATCTGGATTTCGTACAAGTGGCGGCGATCTACATCGTGGTATGCTTCTCGAGTCTCTACGAGTACGCGAAAGAGAACGCCGGTCCGCTTAAACCGGGGGTTCAGACCGTCGAAGACACCGTCAGAACCGTTATCGGACCGGTCTACGACAAGTTCCACGACGTTCCCTTCGAGCTCCTCAAGTTCGTCGATCGCAAG GTAGACGAGTCCATGGGCGAGTTGGAGAAGCACGTACCGTCACTGGTGAAGCAAGCATCGAGCAAGGCCTTGATAGTGGTTCACAAGGCGCCAGAGGTGGCTCTAGCCGTGGCTTCGGAGGTGCAGCGAGCCGGCGTGGTTGACACAGCGAAGAGCGTCTCAAGGACCGTTTACACCAAGTACGAGCCAGTGGCTGAGCATTACGCTGTATTGGCTTGGCACTCGTTGAATCGGCTCCCGCTGTTCCCTCAAGTGGCTCACATAGTTATCCCCACGGCTTCTTACTGGTCCGACAAGTACAACCAGGTGGTTTGCCATTCGGCACAGAGTGGTTGTGCCGTGGCAACATATCTGCCGTTGGTTCCCAAGGAGAAGATAGCTAAGGTTTTTAAAGAGGCTGATAGTGGGCCCGCTGTTACAACCAATGGTGAAGCTGTTGCCATGTCACAGTGA